A single genomic interval of Ammospiza nelsoni isolate bAmmNel1 chromosome 25, bAmmNel1.pri, whole genome shotgun sequence harbors:
- the LOC132083924 gene encoding gap junction beta-5 protein-like, with the protein MNWGWFEGLLRAVNVYSTAFGRIWLSLVFIFRLLVYLVAAEKVWSDDHKDFDCNTRQPGCTNVCFDHFFPVSHIRLWALQLILVTCPSLLVLMHVAYREAKEERLREIQGDNYRRIYPNPGKKRGGLWWTYLLSLIFKACVDLVFLYVFFRLYRNYTLPRLVKCELQPCPNIVDCFISRPTEKNIFTLFMVVTTCVCVVLNLIEATYLIGKRCHECLEVKGGDSRRNSHDCPMSCANPVGTGGQVFHEADYKPPTATTPLTASCPSTLPKDEAGS; encoded by the coding sequence ATGAACTGGGGGTGGTTTGAGGGGCTGCTCCGCGCTGTCAATGTCTACTCCACAGCCTTCGGCCGCATCTGGCTCTCCCTGGTCTTCATCTTCCGCCTGCTGGTTTACCTGGTGGCAGCCGAGAAGGTCTGGAGCGATGACCACAAGGACTTCGACTGCAACACGCGGCAGCCGGGCTGCACCAACGTCTGCTTTGACCACTTCTTCCCCGTCTCCCACATCCgcctctgggccctgcagcTCATCCTGGTGACCTGCCCGTCCCTCCTGGTGCTCATGCACGTGGCCTACAGGGAGGCCAAGGAGGAGAGGCTCCGTGAGATCCAAGGGGACAATTATCGCCGCATCTACCCCAACCCCGGCAAGAAGCGGGGCGGGCTCTGGTGGACGTATCTGCTCAGCCTCATCTTCAAGGCCTGCGTGGACCTGGTTTTCCTCTACGTCTTCTTCCGCCTCTACAGGAACTACACCCTGCCCCGGCTGGTGAAGtgtgagctgcagccctgccccaacaTTGTGGACTGCTTCATCTCCCGGCCCACCGAGAAGAACATCTTCACCCTCTTCATGGTGGTCACCACCTGCGTCTGCGTGGTGCTGAACCTCATCGAGGCCACCTACCTGATCGGGAAGCGGTGCCACGAGTGCCTGGAGGTCaaaggaggggacagcaggaggaacAGCCACGACTGCCCCATGTCCTGTGCCAACCCCGTGGGCACGGGCGGGCAGGTGTTCCACGAGGCTGACTACAAACCCCCCACAGCCACCACCCCGCTCACAGCCTCCTGTCCCAGCACGCTGCCCAAGGATGAGGCTGGTTCCTAG
- the GJB3 gene encoding gap junction beta-3 protein isoform X1 has translation MDWKTLQGLLSGVNKYSTAFSRIWLSMVFVFRVLVYVVAAEKVWGDEQKDFDCNTRQPGCTNVCYDHFFPISHIRLWALQLIFVTCPSLLVIMHVAYREDRERKNREKNGENCPKLYSNTGKKHGGLWWTYLFSLFFKLVIEILFLYLLHKMWDSFDLPRLVQCTNVDPCPNTVDCYIARPTEKRVFTYFMVGASSICIVLTVCEIFYLIFKRAVQRTRKWRKSKRSVSYSKASTCHCHVKSEEKETKSQPRCVAALTAL, from the coding sequence ATGGATTGGAAAAcgctgcaggggctgctcagcgGGGTCAACAAGTACTCCACAGCCTTCAGCCGCATCTGGCTCTCCATGGTCTTTGTCTTCCGTGTGCTGGTCTACGTGGTGGCGGCCGAGAAGGTCTGGGGCGACGAGCAGAAGGACTTTGACTGCAACACGCGGCAGCCGGGCTGCACCAACGTGTGCTATGACCACTTCTTCCCCATCTCCCACATCCgcctctgggccctgcagcTCATCTTTGTCACTTGTCCTTCCCTCCTGGTCATCATGCACGTGGCCTACCGGGAGGACCGCGAGAGGAAGAACCGGGAGAAGAACGGAGAGAATTGCCCCAAGCTCTACAGCAACACGGGCAAGAAGCACGGCGGGCTGTGGTGGACCTACCTGTTCAGCCTCTTCTTCAAGCTTGTCATAGAGATCCTGTTCCTCTACCTCCTCCACAAGATGTGGGACAGCTTCGATTTGCCACGGCTGGTCCAGTGCACCAACGTGGATCCGTGTCCCAACACCGTGGACTGCTACATTGCTCGGCCAACCGAGAAAAGGGTCTTCACCTATTTCATGGTTGGAGCCTCCTCCATCTGCATCGTCCTCACCGTCTGTGAGATCTTCTACCTCATCTTCAAGCGAGCTGTCCAGAGGACAAGGAAGTGGAGGAAATCCAAGCGCTCCGTCAGCTACAGCAAGGCCTCCACCTGCCACTGCCACGTCAAGTCAGAGGAGAAGGAGACCAAGTCCCAGCCGAGGTGTGTGGCAGCCCTGACTGCTCTCTga
- the GJB3 gene encoding gap junction beta-3 protein isoform X2, producing MDWKTLQGLLSGVNKYSTAFSRIWLSMVFVFRVLVYVVAAEKVWGDEQKDFDCNTRQPGCTNVCYDHFFPISHIRLWALQLIFVTCPSLLVIMHVAYREDRERKNREKNGENCPKLYSNTGKKHGGLWWTYLFSLFFKLVIEILFLYLLHKMWDSFDLPRLVQCTNVDPCPNTVDCYIARPTEKRVFTYFMVGASSICIVLTVCEIFYLIFKRAVQRTRKWRKSKRSVSYSKASTCHCHVKSEEKETKSQPREEL from the exons ATGGATTGGAAAAcgctgcaggggctgctcagcgGGGTCAACAAGTACTCCACAGCCTTCAGCCGCATCTGGCTCTCCATGGTCTTTGTCTTCCGTGTGCTGGTCTACGTGGTGGCGGCCGAGAAGGTCTGGGGCGACGAGCAGAAGGACTTTGACTGCAACACGCGGCAGCCGGGCTGCACCAACGTGTGCTATGACCACTTCTTCCCCATCTCCCACATCCgcctctgggccctgcagcTCATCTTTGTCACTTGTCCTTCCCTCCTGGTCATCATGCACGTGGCCTACCGGGAGGACCGCGAGAGGAAGAACCGGGAGAAGAACGGAGAGAATTGCCCCAAGCTCTACAGCAACACGGGCAAGAAGCACGGCGGGCTGTGGTGGACCTACCTGTTCAGCCTCTTCTTCAAGCTTGTCATAGAGATCCTGTTCCTCTACCTCCTCCACAAGATGTGGGACAGCTTCGATTTGCCACGGCTGGTCCAGTGCACCAACGTGGATCCGTGTCCCAACACCGTGGACTGCTACATTGCTCGGCCAACCGAGAAAAGGGTCTTCACCTATTTCATGGTTGGAGCCTCCTCCATCTGCATCGTCCTCACCGTCTGTGAGATCTTCTACCTCATCTTCAAGCGAGCTGTCCAGAGGACAAGGAAGTGGAGGAAATCCAAGCGCTCCGTCAGCTACAGCAAGGCCTCCACCTGCCACTGCCACGTCAAGTCAGAGGAGAAGGAGACCAAGTCCCAGCCGAG AGAAGAGCTGTGA
- the GJA4 gene encoding gap junction alpha-4 protein → MGDWEFLQKLLDQVQEHSTVIGKIWLTVLFIFRILILGLAGESVWGDEQSDFVCNTKQPGCTNVCYDKAFPISHIRYWVLQFLFVSTPTLIYLGHVVYLSRKEEKLKRQESELRAVHSKDPKIEQALAALEKKMSKIYMTESGRLKIRGALMWTYITSVICKSIFEAGFLVGQWYLYGFSMVPRYVCKRDPCPHQVDCFISRPTEKSIFIIFMLVMGLISLILNLLELFHLCCKSLLSNIKKVSGPAVPSQDNFVDDMVTSPYSPKHYPFLPMAESHAPSYQTYNKLSSEQNWANYRNEENLALGGGSRPLSDPYAPGAAEASAPEEKPGSRPGSSASKKQYV, encoded by the coding sequence ATGGGTgactgggaattcctgcagaaacTGCTGGACCAAGTCCAGGAGCATTCGACAGTGATCGGGAAGATCTGGCTCACCGTGCTCTTCATCTTCCGCATCCTCATCCTCGGCCTGGCCGGGGAGTCCGTGTGGGGGGACGAGCAGTCGGATTTCGTGTGTAACACCAAGCAGCCGGGCTGCACCAACGTCTGCTATGACAAAGCCTTCCCCATCTCCCACATCCGCTACTGGGTGCTCCAGTTCCTCTTCGTCAGCACCCCGACCCTGATTTACCTGGGCCACGTTGTCTATCTGTCCCGCAAGGAGGAGAAGCTGAAGAGGCAGGAGAGCGAGCTTCGGGCTGTGCACAGCAAGGACCCCAAGATCGAGcaggccctggcagccctggagaAGAAGATGTCCAAGATCTACATGACAGAGAGCGGGCGGCTCAAGATCCGAGGGGCTCTGATGTGGACCTACATCACCAGTGTCATCTGCAAGAGCATCTTTGAGGCTGGTTTCCTCGTGGGCCAGTGGTACCTGTATGGCTTCTCCATGGTGCCCCGCTATGTGTGCAAGAGGGACCCCTGCCCCCATCAGGTGGACTGCTTCATCTCCCGCCCCACCGAGAAGAGcatcttcatcatcttcatgcTGGTGATGGGCCTGATCTCCTTAATCCTGAACCTCCTGGAGCTCTTCCACCTCTGCTGCAAGAGCCTGCTTAGCAACATCAAGAAAGTGTCAGGGCCAGCTGTACCGAGCCAGGACAACTTTGTGGATGACATGGTCACCAGTCCCTACTCTCCCAAGCACTATCCCttcctgcccatggctgagAGCCACGCACCCTCCTACCAGACCTACAACAAGCTCTCCAGCGAGCAGAACTGGGCCAACTACCGCAACGAGGAGAACCTGGCCCTGGGCGGCGGCAGCAGACCCCTGTCGGACCCCTACGCCCCCGGGGCTGCTGAAGCCTCCGCCCCGGAGGAGAAGCCGGGCAGCCGGCCCGGCAGCTCAGCCTCCAAAAAGCAATACGTGTAG
- the SMIM12 gene encoding small integral membrane protein 12 → MWSVLWAAVRSKAPYVTFPVAFVVGLVGSQLEWFLRGDPPATAQEEKSISEQREDRKLQEIAGEDLTKVVSLKDKLEFAPRAVLNRNRAEKS, encoded by the coding sequence ATGTGGTCCGTGCTGTGGGCGGCCGTGCGCTCCAAGGCCCCGTACGTCACCTTCCCGGTGGCCTTCGTGGTGGGGCTGGTGGGCTCCCAGCTGGAGTGGTTCCTGCGCGGAGACCCCCCGGCCAcggcccaggaggagaaaagcATCTCGGAGCAGCGGGAGGACCGCAAGCTGCAGGAGATCGCGGGCGAGGACCTGACCAAGGTGGTGAGCCTGAAGGACAAGCTGGAGTTCGCCCCTCGGGCCGTGCTCAACAGGAACCGGGCCGAAAAAAGTTAA